A genomic stretch from Flavobacterium nitratireducens includes:
- a CDS encoding membrane metalloprotease, with protein MKKIFATAIIAFLLLTSCSSIENNSNTKSNNKKALGSSAHDLLSEDKFDSMVVEIVYVQGYEPTAASINNFLSFLNSRVYKSGGITVNKRAIASPGNESYTDAQVIAIEDANRVYYNEGSQIAVWAFFADAKSSKDTNTSVVLGTAYRNTSFVIYENTIRKLSTGINKPSTTVLESTVIQHEFGHILGLTNVGTALQSDHEDSNHKRHCINSSCLMYWEAESGSNLLGGTIPQLDGDCIADLRANGGK; from the coding sequence ATGAAGAAAATTTTTGCTACAGCCATCATCGCTTTCCTGTTGTTGACTTCTTGTTCTTCTATCGAGAATAATTCGAATACTAAGTCTAATAACAAAAAAGCTTTAGGAAGTTCAGCTCATGATTTATTATCAGAAGATAAATTTGATAGCATGGTTGTAGAGATTGTATATGTTCAAGGGTATGAGCCCACAGCTGCTTCAATCAATAATTTTCTTTCGTTTTTGAATAGTCGTGTGTATAAGTCCGGAGGAATTACAGTTAACAAAAGAGCAATTGCTTCTCCTGGTAATGAAAGTTATACAGATGCACAAGTTATAGCAATTGAGGATGCTAATAGAGTATACTACAATGAAGGTAGTCAAATAGCAGTTTGGGCATTTTTTGCAGATGCAAAATCCTCAAAAGATACCAACACTTCAGTTGTTTTAGGAACGGCTTATCGAAATACTTCTTTTGTGATTTATGAAAATACGATAAGAAAGTTGAGTACAGGAATTAATAAACCAAGTACAACCGTTTTAGAATCAACTGTGATACAACACGAATTTGGTCATATTTTAGGTTTGACTAATGTAGGTACAGCTTTGCAATCGGATCACGAAGATTCAAATCATAAAAGACATTGCATTAACTCAAGTTGTTTAATGTATTGGGAAGCAGAGTCAGGGAGTAATTTACTTGGAGGTACTATTCCACAACTTGATGGAGACTGTATTGCGGATCTTCGCGCAAACGGTGGTAAATAA